GGCATCGGCACCGGCGTCATTAGCGGCGGGCGGCTCATCGAGGGCAAAGACGGACTGGCCGCCGAGGCGGGGCACGTCGTCATCGAAAGAGACGGGCCGCCCTGCTCGTGCGGCAATCACGGCTGTGTCGAGTCGCTGGGCGCCGGCTGGGCGATCGCCCGCAGCGCGGAGGAGCGGCTCGCACGAGGCGAGCCGTCCGTACTGCAAGCCGAGCGCCGCCACGTGTCGGCCCGCCTCGTCGCCGAGGCCGCAGCCGCAGGCGATGCACTGGCCGCCGGCGTGTTCCGCAATGCCGCGGTCGCGATCGGCATCGGCATTGGCAATCTGATTACCGTCTTCAATCCGGAAATCGTCGTGTGCGGCGGCGGACTGACCAATGCCGGCGAATTGCTGTTCGGGCCCGTGCGCGAAACGGCGCTGTCGCGCTGCTGGGGGCCGCTCGGCGCCGGCACCCGCATTGTCCGCGCCGAGTTGGGCGACAATATGGGCCTGCTCGGCGCGCTGGTATACGCACTCTCACGCGGCGCGTGATCCGCGCCCAACCATCCCTGTGAGCATTATGATCGGTATACCACCGGTACGTCTCGTAAACGCCATCCGCTACGTCACCCCGCTGCGCGAGGGCGGCTCGATGCCCGCCATCGTGGAAGCGGACGACGAGGGCACCTACGTCCTGAAGTTCCGCGGCGCCGGGCACGGCGCCAAAGCGCTGATCGCCGAATGGCTCGGCGCCGGCATCGCCCGGGCGCTCGGATTGCCGATTCCCGAAATCGTCCTGATGCAGCTCGATCCCGAGTTCGGAAAGACCGAGCGCGACCCGGAGATCCGCACGCTCATCCAGTCCAGCGCCGGACTCAACCTGGCGGTCGACTATCTGCCGGGCGCGATCGGGTTTGAGGTCATGGACCGGCCGCGCATTGCGCCCGACCTAGCGTCGCTGATTGTCTGGTTTGATTCGTTCATCACCAACGTCGACCGCGCGGCGCGCAACCCCAACATGCTCTGGTGGAAGCGGCAGCTATACCTGATCGACCACGGCGCGGCGTTTTACTTCCAGCACAACTGGCCCGAGGCGAATAACGTCGCGCACAGCCCGTTCCGCACCATCAAGGACCATGTGCTGCTGCTTTCGGCGAGCCAGATAGAGGCAGCC
This sequence is a window from Chloroflexota bacterium. Protein-coding genes within it:
- a CDS encoding ROK family protein, whose protein sequence is MSRVLLCIDFGGTQTRAAVIDEAGALLSRTQALTPSREGPDAVFAVITQAARAALAQSPRTDISAVGLSSPGPIVPSTGIAYNLPNIANWGAVPIGPRLAAEFGVPCYAGNDANLAALSEWRFGAGRGTAHLIYLTLSTGIGTGVISGGRLIEGKDGLAAEAGHVVIERDGPPCSCGNHGCVESLGAGWAIARSAEERLARGEPSVLQAERRHVSARLVAEAAAAGDALAAGVFRNAAVAIGIGIGNLITVFNPEIVVCGGGLTNAGELLFGPVRETALSRCWGPLGAGTRIVRAELGDNMGLLGALVYALSRGA
- a CDS encoding aminotransferase class I and II produces the protein MIGIPPVRLVNAIRYVTPLREGGSMPAIVEADDEGTYVLKFRGAGHGAKALIAEWLGAGIARALGLPIPEIVLMQLDPEFGKTERDPEIRTLIQSSAGLNLAVDYLPGAIGFEVMDRPRIAPDLASLIVWFDSFITNVDRAARNPNMLWWKRQLYLIDHGAAFYFQHNWPEANNVAHSPFRTIKDHVLLLSASQIEAAGQRAAAHLNNAFLDDLAGSIPTEWLEPAEGFASADAHRAAYGRFMRARLESAATFVAEARRARTHGI